A genomic window from Streptomyces sp. NBC_01429 includes:
- a CDS encoding SigE family RNA polymerase sigma factor, whose amino-acid sequence MAEVLDITAIGPMRGPAVRPVRRPRAPGGGMPVIAPMPAARPARIPSQREGVEDTVAAGTTVDHLTETYRAHYRSLLGLAALLLDDTASCEDVVQEAFIRVHSARNRVREPEKTLAYLRQTVVNLSRSALRRRILGLKLLSKPMPDMASAEEGAYDLLERDALIKAMRGLQRRQREVLSLRYFADMTEAQVAETLGISLGSVKAYGSRGIAALRVAMEATT is encoded by the coding sequence GTGGCAGAGGTTCTCGACATCACAGCGATCGGCCCCATGCGCGGCCCGGCGGTACGCCCCGTGCGGCGGCCCCGTGCGCCGGGCGGTGGTATGCCGGTGATCGCGCCCATGCCCGCCGCCCGCCCGGCCCGGATACCGTCCCAGCGCGAGGGCGTTGAGGACACGGTGGCCGCGGGGACCACCGTTGACCATCTGACCGAGACCTACCGGGCGCACTACCGCTCGCTGCTCGGTCTCGCCGCACTGCTGCTGGACGACACGGCCTCGTGCGAGGACGTCGTCCAGGAGGCGTTCATCCGGGTGCACTCCGCGCGCAATCGTGTCCGCGAGCCGGAGAAGACGCTCGCGTATCTGCGCCAGACGGTGGTGAATCTGTCCCGGTCCGCGCTGCGCCGCCGGATTCTCGGGCTGAAGCTGCTGTCGAAGCCGATGCCCGACATGGCGAGCGCCGAGGAGGGCGCGTACGACCTGCTGGAGCGGGACGCGCTGATCAAGGCGATGCGGGGATTGCAGCGCAGGCAGCGTGAGGTGCTGTCCCTGCGGTACTTCGCGGACATGACCGAGGCGCAGGTCGCCGAGACGCTGGGGATATCCCTGGGCTCGGTGAAGGCGTACGGGTCGCGCGGTATCGCGGCGCTGCGCGTCGCCATGGAGGCCACGACATGA
- a CDS encoding DUF4232 domain-containing protein: MSGADKNRENRENHESRENHKKDQDGPDIGPLRDVTGNGTVDNGPENELNGRDDAGADDAAGGDAAGDGAADGEDDAVVTRAFPAIAAAAAPDDTHGADDAQDAHNDLNGLLDGDELALRRLMLGAVGELKPSEGALDHLRKAVPTRRARKRQAVVGMAAAALLFGTAIPAFVHVANSTSTDGPRPIAAGHGEEAQGGTGADKDSGGGKKDKDHPSDKVSEAQDDPEESEKPATASAGSAEGGRSGGTSSRDDAASDYTAKSMSCGASQLTVTAQEAGAPDASGKVYGTFRITNVSGSACTVTGSGTVGIGTGGAADGSRVGVASHMAGDEATGLPDPSLAVASLSLAPNGSYEVKFAWVPSDTCPTSGASPAPSTSEDTSGGVPGGGDGGTVDNGGAGSESQLGGDEGTLDGSVYVSHTTAAGAPTASATIPNACAGTVYRTGLLSAS; the protein is encoded by the coding sequence ATGAGCGGGGCCGACAAGAACCGCGAGAACCGCGAGAACCACGAGAGCCGCGAGAACCACAAGAAGGATCAGGACGGTCCGGATATCGGGCCGTTGCGTGACGTGACTGGGAACGGAACTGTGGACAACGGGCCGGAGAACGAGCTGAACGGCCGCGACGATGCCGGAGCCGACGACGCGGCCGGCGGCGACGCGGCCGGTGACGGCGCCGCGGACGGTGAGGACGACGCCGTCGTCACCCGCGCCTTTCCGGCCATCGCCGCGGCCGCGGCCCCGGATGACACGCACGGTGCGGACGACGCTCAGGACGCGCACAACGATCTGAACGGTCTGCTGGACGGCGACGAGTTGGCGCTGCGCCGTCTGATGCTCGGCGCCGTGGGCGAGCTGAAGCCCTCCGAGGGCGCCCTCGACCATCTGCGCAAGGCGGTACCGACCAGGCGGGCCAGGAAGCGCCAGGCCGTCGTGGGTATGGCCGCCGCCGCGCTGCTGTTCGGTACGGCGATCCCCGCGTTCGTCCACGTCGCGAACTCGACCAGCACCGACGGGCCCCGTCCCATCGCCGCCGGGCACGGCGAGGAGGCGCAGGGGGGCACCGGCGCCGACAAGGACTCCGGCGGCGGCAAGAAGGACAAGGACCACCCCTCGGACAAGGTGTCCGAGGCCCAGGACGACCCCGAGGAGTCGGAGAAGCCGGCCACCGCCTCGGCCGGTTCCGCCGAGGGCGGCAGGAGCGGCGGCACCTCCAGCCGGGACGACGCCGCGAGCGACTACACGGCGAAGTCGATGAGCTGCGGTGCGAGCCAGCTGACGGTCACCGCCCAGGAGGCGGGAGCCCCCGACGCGTCGGGCAAGGTGTACGGGACGTTCCGTATCACCAACGTCTCCGGCTCCGCCTGCACGGTCACCGGCAGCGGCACGGTCGGTATCGGTACCGGTGGCGCCGCCGACGGCTCCAGGGTCGGTGTCGCGTCGCACATGGCGGGCGACGAGGCCACCGGACTTCCCGACCCGTCGCTCGCGGTGGCGTCGCTGTCGCTGGCGCCGAACGGCTCGTACGAGGTGAAGTTCGCCTGGGTGCCCTCGGACACCTGCCCGACCTCCGGCGCCTCACCCGCCCCCTCGACCTCGGAGGACACCTCGGGGGGCGTGCCCGGTGGTGGTGACGGCGGCACCGTGGACAACGGTGGCGCTGGCTCCGAGTCCCAGCTCGGCGGTGACGAGGGCACGCTGGACGGCAGCGTCTACGTCTCCCACACCACGGCGGCGGGCGCGCCGACCGCGTCGGCGACGATCCCCAACGCCTGCGCCGGCACCGTCTACCGGACGGGGCTGCTCAGCGCCTCGTAG
- a CDS encoding SURF1 family protein — MYRFLVTPRWLGINLFVLLAIPFCIFMGTWQLGRFEARVASHEAAKTRPDPGERPAVALATLLPVDQETSGRHVTASGRYEDQFLVPNRKLDGANGAYVLTMLRTDDGEALPVVRGWLAEGRTAPEPPKGEVTVTGSLQASESTGSTGVTAGGGLPQGQLAMISAASLLNVVPYDVYNAWVTLTDAPDGLRAVPAAAPQNSGLDLKAFQNLGYTGEWFVFAGFVGFMWFRLVRREAETLKDRALGLETAA; from the coding sequence GTGTACCGGTTCCTGGTGACTCCGCGCTGGTTGGGGATCAACCTCTTCGTCCTGCTGGCGATCCCTTTCTGCATCTTCATGGGGACATGGCAGCTCGGACGTTTCGAGGCCCGTGTCGCGAGCCATGAGGCCGCCAAGACGCGGCCCGATCCCGGGGAGCGGCCCGCCGTCGCGCTCGCGACGCTGCTCCCCGTCGACCAGGAGACGTCGGGGCGCCATGTCACGGCGAGCGGACGGTACGAGGACCAGTTCCTGGTGCCCAACCGGAAGCTGGACGGCGCGAACGGCGCGTACGTTCTGACCATGCTGCGCACCGACGACGGCGAGGCGCTGCCCGTGGTGCGGGGCTGGCTGGCCGAGGGCAGGACGGCGCCCGAGCCCCCCAAGGGCGAGGTGACCGTCACCGGATCGCTCCAGGCGTCCGAGTCCACCGGATCCACCGGGGTGACGGCGGGGGGCGGTCTGCCGCAGGGACAGCTCGCCATGATCAGCGCGGCGTCGCTGCTCAACGTCGTGCCGTACGACGTGTACAACGCCTGGGTGACCCTCACGGACGCGCCGGACGGGCTGCGGGCCGTGCCGGCGGCGGCGCCGCAGAACAGCGGGCTGGACCTCAAGGCGTTCCAGAACCTCGGCTACACCGGTGAGTGGTTCGTCTTCGCCGGGTTCGTCGGCTTCATGTGGTTCCGGCTGGTCAGGCGCGAGGCGGAGACGCTCAAGGACCGGGCGCTCGGCCTGGAGACCGCCGCGTAG
- a CDS encoding S9 family peptidase: protein MTEITDATQDPMPEWEKRFRAPRVSLPDWAEDAPARSLFVSNATGTYELYAWDRATGEQRQVTDRPNGTTDGTLSPDGEWIWWFSDTDGDEFGVWMRQPFLAEAPATGQDATAPEDATGRDEPATPGLAPSYPAGLALGRDGTAVVGRSTDEDGSTVHVVRPGEQPVEIYRHRQSAGVGDLSHDGTLLAIEHTEHGDAMHSALRVLRLDGSVVGELDDTEGGTRELGLEVLGFAPVDGDPRLLIGHQRRGRWEPAVWNPLTGEETDLAIELPGDVNAEWYPDGSELLVSHSFEARGELWRYDFAKSALIQVETPTGTVSGATARPDGSVEYLWSSSARPPEVRSTAGGVVLDPPGMRAPASVPVEDAWAEGPGGRVHALVQRPAGKGPFPTVFEIHGGPTWHDSDAFAAGPAAWVDHGFAVVRVNYRGSTGYGREWTDALKHRIGLIELEDIAAVREWAVDSGLADPSKLVLAGGSWGGYLTLLGLGTQPDSWAVGLAAVPVADYVTAYHDEMEALKAMDRTLLGGTPEEVPERFEASSPLTYVDAVKAPVYISAGVNDPRCPIRQVENYVDRLAARDAVHEVYRYDAGHGSLVVEERIKQVRLELDFARRHLGLDG, encoded by the coding sequence ATGACTGAGATCACCGATGCGACGCAGGATCCGATGCCGGAGTGGGAGAAGCGCTTCCGGGCGCCGCGGGTTTCGCTGCCCGACTGGGCGGAGGACGCGCCCGCGCGGTCGCTGTTCGTGTCCAACGCGACAGGGACGTACGAGCTGTACGCGTGGGATCGCGCGACCGGCGAGCAGCGCCAGGTGACCGACCGGCCGAACGGGACGACGGACGGCACGCTCTCTCCGGACGGCGAGTGGATCTGGTGGTTCTCGGACACGGACGGGGACGAGTTCGGCGTCTGGATGCGCCAGCCCTTCCTGGCCGAGGCCCCGGCCACCGGCCAGGACGCCACCGCGCCCGAGGACGCCACCGGCCGGGACGAGCCGGCGACTCCGGGGCTCGCCCCCTCCTATCCGGCCGGACTCGCCCTCGGCCGGGACGGCACGGCGGTCGTCGGGCGGTCGACCGACGAGGACGGCTCGACGGTGCATGTCGTGCGGCCCGGGGAGCAGCCCGTCGAGATCTACCGGCACCGGCAGTCGGCCGGGGTCGGGGACCTCTCCCACGACGGCACACTGCTCGCGATCGAGCACACCGAGCACGGGGACGCGATGCACTCCGCGCTGCGGGTGCTGCGGCTGGACGGCTCGGTGGTGGGCGAGCTGGACGACACCGAGGGCGGCACCCGTGAGCTGGGCCTTGAGGTGCTGGGCTTCGCCCCGGTGGACGGGGACCCCAGGCTGCTCATCGGCCATCAGCGCCGGGGCCGCTGGGAGCCCGCCGTCTGGAATCCGCTGACCGGCGAGGAGACCGACCTCGCTATCGAGCTGCCGGGCGACGTCAACGCCGAGTGGTATCCGGACGGGTCGGAGCTGCTGGTCTCGCACAGTTTCGAGGCCCGTGGCGAGCTGTGGCGCTACGACTTCGCCAAGAGCGCGCTGATCCAGGTGGAGACCCCGACCGGGACGGTGTCCGGGGCGACCGCCCGGCCGGACGGCAGCGTCGAGTATCTGTGGTCGTCGTCGGCCAGGCCGCCGGAGGTGCGGTCCACGGCGGGCGGGGTCGTCCTCGATCCGCCGGGGATGCGGGCGCCCGCCTCTGTGCCGGTGGAGGACGCCTGGGCCGAGGGGCCCGGCGGCCGGGTGCACGCGCTGGTGCAACGGCCGGCCGGCAAGGGGCCCTTCCCCACGGTCTTCGAGATCCACGGCGGCCCGACCTGGCACGACAGCGACGCGTTCGCCGCGGGCCCGGCCGCCTGGGTCGACCACGGTTTCGCGGTCGTCCGGGTCAACTACCGGGGGTCGACGGGCTACGGCCGGGAGTGGACGGACGCCCTCAAGCACCGGATCGGGCTGATCGAGCTGGAGGACATCGCGGCGGTCCGCGAGTGGGCGGTCGACTCCGGTCTGGCCGACCCGTCGAAGCTGGTCCTGGCGGGCGGCTCGTGGGGCGGCTACCTCACGCTGCTCGGCCTCGGCACCCAGCCGGACAGCTGGGCCGTGGGGCTCGCCGCGGTCCCGGTCGCCGACTATGTGACGGCGTACCACGACGAGATGGAAGCCCTGAAGGCGATGGACCGCACCCTGCTGGGCGGCACGCCCGAGGAGGTGCCCGAGCGCTTCGAGGCGTCGTCCCCGCTGACGTACGTCGACGCGGTGAAGGCCCCGGTCTACATCTCGGCGGGCGTCAACGACCCGCGCTGCCCGATCCGCCAGGTGGAGAACTACGTGGACCGGCTCGCGGCCAGGGACGCGGTCCACGAGGTGTACCGCTACGACGCGGGGCACGGCTCGCTGGTGGTGGAGGAGCGCATCAAGCAGGTCAGGCTGGAGTTGGACTTCGCGAGGAGGCACCTCGGACTGGACGGGTGA
- a CDS encoding hemerythrin domain-containing protein codes for MMAVSPALKAERSRIHEELVAGHTLMRRGAALVVTAFTRLADGEPVDVRTLIATTRWLIDFVGGQRASEVRLFWPVLRELFPGPVAELDRTVAERDALEAELHALDRSVNAIAAREVTGGRAEALAIISQATMSGLPSAQRVQTLVNRHFDEEEPVLLELIPRVPDRDVARLRCAILQSAPRTGPHLVFGLLEDPDRLPGHTALMSNFPASVRLLRPVLLARYRSVKRALGVSELEGAR; via the coding sequence ATGATGGCTGTTTCACCCGCGCTCAAGGCCGAACGTTCCCGTATCCACGAGGAACTGGTGGCCGGGCATACGCTCATGCGCCGCGGTGCCGCCCTGGTCGTCACCGCCTTCACCCGTCTCGCCGACGGAGAGCCCGTCGACGTCAGAACACTGATCGCGACCACCCGCTGGCTGATCGACTTCGTCGGCGGGCAGCGCGCGAGCGAGGTCAGGCTCTTCTGGCCGGTGCTGCGCGAGCTGTTTCCCGGTCCCGTCGCCGAACTCGACCGGACGGTGGCCGAGCGCGACGCGCTCGAAGCCGAGCTGCACGCGCTCGACCGGTCGGTCAACGCGATCGCCGCCCGCGAGGTGACCGGCGGGCGTGCCGAGGCCCTGGCGATCATCAGCCAGGCCACGATGTCGGGGCTGCCCTCCGCGCAGCGCGTACAGACCCTGGTGAACAGGCACTTCGACGAGGAGGAGCCGGTTCTGCTGGAGCTGATCCCGAGGGTGCCGGACCGCGATGTCGCGCGACTGCGCTGCGCGATCCTCCAGAGCGCTCCGCGCACCGGCCCGCATCTGGTGTTCGGGCTGCTGGAGGACCCGGACCGGCTGCCGGGCCACACGGCCCTGATGAGTAATTTCCCGGCGTCCGTGCGGTTGCTGCGCCCGGTGCTGCTGGCGCGTTACCGATCCGTCAAGAGGGCGCTCGGCGTCTCCGAGCTGGAAGGGGCGCGGTAG
- a CDS encoding twin-arginine translocase TatA/TatE family subunit: protein MFGFSELALILLVIFVIVGVKKLPELTRSAGKAARILKSEKAALKEDGKADGVPTGSVRPGEPQAGRRIVTGTIVDRDQPPTRSS, encoded by the coding sequence ATGTTCGGCTTCAGTGAGCTGGCCCTGATTCTTCTCGTCATCTTCGTGATCGTCGGGGTGAAGAAGCTGCCCGAGCTGACCCGCTCGGCGGGCAAGGCCGCGCGCATCCTCAAGAGCGAGAAGGCCGCGCTCAAGGAGGACGGGAAGGCCGACGGCGTCCCGACGGGCTCCGTGCGTCCGGGCGAGCCGCAGGCCGGGCGCCGTATCGTCACCGGCACGATCGTCGACCGGGACCAGCCGCCCACGCGCTCCTCCTGA
- a CDS encoding ArsR/SmtB family transcription factor: MTADVGGFGDPPVEVLAEAAAAFGLLASSARLHIVWVLSQGESDVTGLAERVGGALPAVSQHLTKLKLAGLVRSRREGRRQVYFVDDSDVVTVVRLMVGQLTDRAAHTPGPRRISDVGV; encoded by the coding sequence GTGACGGCAGATGTCGGCGGCTTCGGGGATCCCCCCGTCGAGGTGCTGGCGGAGGCGGCTGCCGCGTTCGGGCTGCTGGCGTCGTCCGCGCGGCTGCACATCGTCTGGGTGCTGTCGCAGGGCGAGAGCGATGTGACCGGGCTCGCGGAGCGGGTCGGCGGTGCGCTGCCCGCCGTGAGCCAGCATCTGACCAAGCTCAAGCTGGCCGGGCTCGTCCGCTCCCGGCGCGAGGGCCGCCGGCAGGTCTACTTCGTGGACGACTCCGATGTCGTGACCGTGGTCCGGCTGATGGTCGGACAGCTCACCGACCGCGCCGCGCACACCCCCGGCCCGCGCCGGATCAGCGACGTCGGCGTGTGA
- the mgtA gene encoding magnesium-translocating P-type ATPase, with product MPESAVPEPVVPGTGAPPPGAPAGPDDRRAWPRSPDGTPDLTGLTALQILRHLDSGPRGLTEAQAEERLLRHGENAVPEWRTASWPRRFLWSLRDPFTAVLLCLGLVSAGVAAWGTALVILSLVAVSCLLRSSGEHRADRSMAGLRELVATTATVTRRDEPREIPVDQLVPGDVIRLGPGDLVPADVRLLRASGLTVHQAPLTGESAPVAKYAVDAPGPVGLVGPAGPVGPVGPVEPAQPAGRAGPVGPAGAAGAAGEAGPAEPVAPVPSSAFAGVFAQPQLCFQGSSVASGSGTAVVFATGAHTRFGAARRRPGRRPPSAFDRSVNGISWVLIRFMLLTPPLVLMANAALRGRGLETLPFAVAVAVGLTPEMLPVIVTTALARGAARLARAHSVIVKRLPALHDLGAVDVLFLDKTGTLTQDRPVVDRAMDAQGNPDPEVLRWAAVNAWWTLQLADLPAPDALDGAILAAVGEDAATEGAEGVAALPFDPLRRLSTAVVRRPGRLGTHTLVVKGAVADVLQRCALDEEERARLTALAAREADSGLRLLAVAVAERPARHRDYTPADERGLDFLGFVALHDALAPTAADALKVFDERGVSVKILTGDHPGTAARACLDLGLGPGEVVTADRTDALTDTELSALARRTTVFARCTPEHKARIVAVVRATGHTTGFLGDGVNDLPALYAADVGICPRDAVDVVRESTDVVLAKKDLTAIDHAITAGRHSSGNIATYLRITLSSNLGNVIAMLVAGLLLPFLPMLPVQVLVQNLCFDAAQLAFAYDRPTPETLRRPSELRSRAFLRFITRFGLINATADMATFAVLALALHTAAGSGIDSQAAFHSGWFTENLLTQALVMLLLRTGVRRTVLGRPREGSERRRAPSPVRWAAAGLAVTGILLPLSPFGPALGMPALPAVYYVLLAAVLALYAVGLVVAKGRHERRHAAREAADAAEAIGSAGDAGAVDAVGAVGAAIREGAPAGSAPSISSASSASSASSAQP from the coding sequence GTGCCCGAGTCCGCCGTACCCGAACCTGTGGTGCCGGGGACCGGCGCGCCGCCGCCCGGCGCTCCCGCCGGTCCTGACGACCGGCGGGCATGGCCCCGCAGCCCCGACGGCACACCGGATCTGACCGGGCTCACCGCCCTCCAGATACTGCGGCACCTCGACAGCGGCCCGCGCGGTCTCACGGAGGCGCAGGCCGAGGAGCGACTGCTGCGCCACGGCGAGAACGCGGTGCCCGAGTGGCGTACGGCGTCCTGGCCGCGCCGGTTCCTGTGGAGCCTGCGGGACCCGTTCACCGCCGTACTGCTCTGTCTCGGTCTGGTGTCCGCCGGTGTGGCCGCCTGGGGCACGGCCCTGGTCATCCTGTCGCTGGTCGCGGTCAGCTGCCTGCTGCGCTCGTCCGGCGAGCACCGCGCCGACCGTTCCATGGCCGGGCTGCGCGAACTGGTGGCGACGACAGCGACCGTGACGCGCAGGGACGAGCCCCGGGAGATCCCCGTCGACCAGCTCGTGCCCGGCGATGTGATCCGCCTCGGGCCCGGCGATCTGGTCCCCGCCGACGTACGGCTGCTGCGCGCGAGCGGCCTGACCGTACATCAGGCGCCGCTCACGGGGGAGTCGGCCCCGGTCGCCAAGTACGCCGTGGACGCGCCAGGGCCGGTGGGACTGGTGGGACCGGCGGGACCCGTGGGACCCGTGGGACCCGTGGAACCGGCCCAACCGGCAGGCCGGGCGGGACCCGTGGGACCGGCAGGCGCGGCAGGCGCGGCAGGCGAGGCAGGTCCGGCGGAACCGGTCGCTCCGGTGCCCTCCTCCGCCTTCGCCGGGGTGTTCGCCCAGCCCCAGCTGTGTTTCCAGGGCAGCAGCGTGGCCTCGGGCAGCGGCACCGCCGTCGTCTTCGCGACCGGGGCGCACACGCGGTTCGGCGCCGCGCGCCGGCGGCCGGGGCGGCGCCCGCCCAGCGCGTTCGACCGGTCGGTGAACGGGATCTCATGGGTCCTCATCCGCTTCATGCTGCTGACCCCGCCCCTCGTCCTCATGGCCAACGCCGCCCTGCGCGGGCGCGGCCTGGAGACGCTGCCCTTCGCGGTGGCGGTCGCGGTCGGACTGACCCCCGAGATGCTGCCCGTCATCGTCACCACCGCCCTGGCCCGTGGCGCGGCCCGCCTCGCCCGCGCCCACAGCGTCATCGTCAAGCGCCTGCCCGCGCTGCACGATCTGGGCGCGGTCGACGTGCTGTTCCTCGACAAGACGGGCACGCTCACCCAGGACCGGCCCGTGGTCGACCGTGCGATGGACGCGCAGGGCAATCCCGATCCCGAGGTGCTGCGCTGGGCCGCGGTCAACGCCTGGTGGACGCTGCAACTGGCCGACCTGCCCGCCCCCGACGCCCTGGACGGCGCGATCCTCGCCGCCGTGGGCGAGGACGCCGCCACCGAGGGCGCCGAGGGCGTCGCGGCCCTCCCCTTCGATCCGCTGCGGCGGCTGTCCACCGCCGTCGTCCGGCGGCCCGGCCGCCTCGGCACCCACACCCTGGTCGTCAAGGGCGCGGTCGCCGACGTACTCCAGCGGTGCGCGCTGGACGAGGAGGAACGGGCCCGGCTCACCGCGCTCGCCGCACGCGAGGCGGACAGCGGCCTGCGGCTGCTCGCGGTCGCCGTCGCCGAGCGGCCCGCCCGCCACCGCGACTACACGCCGGCCGACGAGCGCGGTCTCGACTTCCTGGGCTTCGTCGCCCTCCACGACGCCCTCGCCCCCACCGCCGCCGACGCGCTGAAGGTCTTCGACGAGCGCGGCGTGAGCGTCAAGATCCTCACCGGTGACCACCCCGGCACGGCCGCCCGCGCCTGCCTGGACCTCGGTCTGGGGCCCGGCGAGGTCGTCACCGCCGACCGGACCGACGCGCTCACCGACACCGAACTGTCCGCCCTCGCCCGGCGCACCACCGTCTTCGCCCGCTGCACCCCCGAGCACAAGGCCCGCATCGTCGCCGTGGTGCGCGCCACCGGGCACACCACCGGGTTCCTCGGTGACGGCGTCAACGATCTGCCCGCGCTGTACGCCGCCGATGTCGGAATCTGTCCGCGCGACGCCGTCGACGTCGTCCGCGAGTCGACCGATGTCGTCCTCGCGAAGAAGGACCTCACCGCGATCGACCACGCGATCACCGCCGGACGCCACTCCAGCGGCAACATCGCCACCTATCTGCGGATAACGCTCTCCTCCAACCTCGGCAACGTCATAGCGATGCTCGTCGCCGGGCTGCTGCTGCCCTTCCTGCCGATGCTCCCGGTCCAGGTGCTCGTACAGAACCTGTGCTTCGACGCCGCGCAGCTCGCCTTCGCCTACGACCGGCCCACGCCCGAGACGCTGCGCCGGCCGAGCGAGCTGCGCTCGCGGGCGTTCCTGCGCTTCATCACCCGCTTCGGTCTGATCAACGCCACCGCCGACATGGCGACCTTCGCGGTGCTCGCGCTGGCGCTGCACACGGCGGCCGGATCGGGGATCGACAGCCAGGCCGCCTTCCACTCAGGCTGGTTCACCGAGAACCTGCTGACCCAGGCCCTGGTGATGCTGCTCCTGCGGACGGGGGTGCGGCGTACGGTGCTGGGGCGCCCGCGCGAGGGCTCCGAGCGGCGCCGGGCGCCGAGCCCGGTGCGCTGGGCCGCCGCCGGGCTCGCCGTGACCGGGATCCTGCTGCCGCTGTCCCCGTTCGGCCCGGCGCTGGGCATGCCCGCGCTGCCCGCCGTGTACTACGTCCTGCTGGCCGCCGTGCTCGCGCTGTACGCGGTCGGGCTGGTCGTCGCCAAGGGGCGCCACGAACGGCGCCACGCGGCTCGGGAGGCGGCCGATGCCGCCGAGGCGATCGGGTCGGCCGGGGACGCCGGTGCGGTCGACGCGGTGGGGGCGGTCGGGGCGGCGATACGGGAGGGCGCCCCGGCCGGCTCGGCGCCCTCCATATCCTCCGCGTCCTCCGCGTCCTCCGCTTCCTCCGCTCAGCCGTAG
- a CDS encoding LCP family protein: protein MAGSRQDTASARRGDAGRADARRANARSAASRRRKKRGGKLRLTLAITLSLLVLAASGAGWVYFKLSGNIETFSADGLSDNRPEATTKGQNVLVIGSDARTEGNSALGGGDKEDVGRSDTAFLLHVYADGKHAVAVSVPRDTLLDIPPCQLPDGSWTKEQTNAMFNAAFSVGQTAKGNPACTQNTIEKLTGLRVDHTIVVDFKGFARMTEVVGGVRVCLPTDLYQRDLNPNRATKGDLIFKQGVQKVSGAKALDYVRIRHGIGDGSDIGRIKRQQAFVGSLIKQVKDDGLTPTKLLPLANAATESMTVDPELGTADKLISFMMGLKSIDLHNTKFITIPWRYQGARVAIVEPDASQLWAALKADRTVDGTDASGKGKKSKSSTEPSPSQSTSPKVSGDGVAVAVYNGTEVTGLAARGGRILMDHGFTLTGTATASTQDYDATVIEYGPGEDTQAKTTARLFPGAKLQQATAPGINVIVGSAFANDPTAGPAAAEPDPSESASVPSAVADDARSADDDPCSNLSYG, encoded by the coding sequence ATGGCAGGCAGCCGCCAGGACACGGCATCCGCGCGTCGCGGCGACGCTGGACGCGCCGACGCGCGCCGCGCCAACGCCCGTTCCGCGGCCTCCCGCAGACGAAAGAAGCGCGGCGGCAAGCTCCGGCTCACGCTCGCGATAACCCTGTCCCTTCTCGTGCTCGCCGCGTCGGGGGCCGGCTGGGTCTACTTCAAGCTCAGCGGCAACATCGAGACCTTCAGTGCCGACGGCCTCTCCGACAACCGGCCCGAGGCCACGACGAAGGGACAGAACGTCCTCGTCATCGGCTCGGACGCGCGGACCGAGGGGAACAGCGCGCTCGGCGGCGGTGACAAGGAGGATGTCGGCCGCTCCGACACCGCTTTCCTGCTGCATGTCTACGCGGATGGAAAGCACGCCGTCGCCGTCTCCGTACCGCGCGACACGCTGCTGGACATACCGCCCTGCCAGCTGCCCGACGGGAGCTGGACGAAGGAACAGACGAACGCCATGTTCAACGCGGCGTTCTCCGTCGGGCAGACCGCCAAGGGAAACCCGGCCTGCACCCAGAACACCATCGAGAAGCTCACCGGACTCCGCGTCGACCACACGATCGTCGTCGACTTCAAGGGCTTCGCGAGGATGACCGAGGTCGTCGGCGGTGTGCGGGTCTGTCTGCCGACGGACCTCTACCAGCGGGACCTCAACCCCAACCGCGCCACCAAGGGCGACCTCATCTTCAAGCAGGGCGTCCAGAAGGTCTCCGGCGCCAAGGCGCTGGACTACGTGCGGATCCGGCACGGCATCGGCGACGGCTCCGACATCGGGCGGATCAAGCGCCAGCAGGCGTTCGTGGGAAGCCTGATCAAGCAGGTCAAGGACGACGGACTCACCCCGACCAAGCTGCTGCCGCTGGCCAACGCAGCCACCGAGTCCATGACCGTCGACCCGGAGCTGGGCACCGCCGACAAACTGATCAGCTTCATGATGGGGCTGAAGAGCATCGACCTGCACAACACGAAGTTCATCACGATCCCCTGGCGCTACCAGGGCGCGCGCGTCGCCATCGTCGAACCGGACGCCTCGCAGCTCTGGGCGGCGCTCAAGGCGGACCGTACGGTCGACGGCACGGACGCCAGCGGCAAGGGCAAGAAGTCGAAGTCGTCCACCGAGCCCTCCCCCTCGCAGAGCACGTCGCCGAAGGTGTCGGGCGACGGTGTCGCCGTCGCCGTCTACAACGGCACGGAGGTCACCGGACTGGCCGCGCGCGGCGGCAGGATCCTCATGGACCACGGCTTCACGCTCACCGGAACCGCGACGGCGAGCACCCAGGACTACGACGCCACCGTGATCGAGTACGGCCCCGGCGAAGACACGCAGGCCAAGACGACGGCGCGGCTCTTCCCCGGCGCGAAGCTCCAGCAGGCGACGGCGCCGGGCATCAACGTCATCGTCGGTTCGGCGTTCGCCAACGACCCGACGGCCGGTCCCGCCGCCGCCGAGCCCGACCCGAGCGAGAGCGCTTCCGTGCCCTCGGCCGTGGCGGACGACGCGCGTTCGGCGGACGACGACCCGTGCTCGAACCTGTCCTACGGCTGA